The window ATTATTAAAGGGCAAAAATTTTAGGAAATGATAATGGATATAGATATAGAATATCGATCTAGcaacataattaaaaaaaatgaaaagttctATCAAAATTAGTGGAGTGAACCTCcgtttttattgtttttccgTTTTTTTTAACCCCAAAACACTAAGGTAGTAGAAACCATTTCTTTGTCCTCCTCTCCAAACGTGTCACTATGTGGTAAATCAAGTCTGCTGtaaactaattttattttaccaCTGTTATAATATTTACTCCTTAATAAACTAAGTCTACTGTAAACTATTTGTTTCCAatcaaacgaaaaaaaaaaaaaaaaaaaaccgtaaTGTATACCACTGATTcaattacaaaaacaaaaggcaaaaaaaaaataagtatgTAGGTACGTAAATAATATTCTATGCTTACTAATATTATTCGTACACCATTACGTTACTTGGTTTAGAGCAACAAAATGCATATGTGACTGATGAGAGACAAAGCCAACGAGAGCAATGGCGGGATCAACAACGTATGAGGCGGAATTCAATGAGTTCAAGGCAAAGACATGATTACTTAGCACGGCGACGATCCAATTATCATGTTCAACAAATTCAACGCTCAAACATAATGTTATTTGGTGGCGATATCGATCAAGTTCAACACCCTAACATAGTGCAATTCGATGAAGGTAGTAGCAATCATGTTGAACGACTCAACATAGTGCCGTTTGGAGAAGGCAGTAGCAATCAAGTTCCAAGAACAATGCGCTTAACTCATATAAGGCAAATTGCCCGATCGAATAGGACATGCTTGCCTCAGGATGGACTTATTCAAAGTTTTACTCATAATGGTAATTGCACAAACTACCATAGTACAACTTTGAAAAAGATAAACATCAATATCATCATTATTGTAAACACCACTTATTACCTTACTTccatttcattttattataaCAGAAAATACAACAGCGCAATCATTCCATTCGAATATTCCAATGAATCATTCTTATCCACCCATCATCAATGAAGGTATTAGTTTTGGATTGTTAATACCTACATTTTTTACTATGCTCTCTAAACCataaaacacttttaatgtttccttttgaagcaaatgattttaatctcattaatgaaaatgatatccAGCCTAACGAGGACGTACCACCTCGACAACATCCGATGGGAACAAGGCCAATTCATAATTGTGCTAGAAACTTCAATGAAAACATGGGAATCCCAAGATTTCACATGCCAAATCCAACCACATGTCCAGATTGTCATGCCCGTTTGTTCTCTCATGAAACATTTGAAATGCGTTGCTTACGTGGAAAGCTTGCTCTACCATTGACACCGTCCCCTCCTGAAATGATTGAGCTTTTTTGCAACCAATCTGCCTAGGGAAGACATTTTAGGCAGAATATACGAGCTTACAACCACATTTTTGCCTTCACTTCAATGGGAGTTCATGTTGACGAAAACCTAGTAACAGGAAGACGTGGTATTTACACATTTTGTGCTCAAGGTTCCATATACCATAAGATTGGAAGTCTCTTGCCTATTGGAGATAGTAGACCAAGATTCCTacaaatgtatatatatgacaCTGCTCATGAAATAGACAATCGGATGAGAGAAAGTGAAGCACTAAACAGAGATGTGGTTGAAAAAATCCAACAAATCTTGAATCAATATAATCCATTTGTGCAAACAATTCACCACCTTGCGCAACATCAAGATTTGCAAAGTTGTAGATTGATTATCAAGGAGCAGCCTACGAATCAACGACAATATTGTTTACCGTCTGCATCTCAGGTTGCTGCAATCATAGTAGGTGGTGAAGGATCAGAAAACATTAGAGGTCGAGATATTGTTGTGCAAACTACGAATGGTTAACTTAAGAGTATCAAAGATTGTGTCGGCTACTATGACCCTTTACAATATCCATTGTTGTTACCTTATGGAACGTACGGATGGGATGTGAATACTCGAAATAATACCAACAAAAAAGTGACATGCTGTGACTATTATTCGTATGTTCTTCAGGTAACCTACCACCTTCATCTCTGtcaataaatattaatttttaaaacttatattgTGTTGAACAATgaattttatcattttagaTCCGTCAACATGATGAATTGCTTCTACTTCGTGGTGGTCGCCTATTGCAGCAATATGTAGTTGACAACTACATAAAGATCGAATCACAAAAGCTTAGAGGGATGCGTGATAATCAACACACAATTCGATCTGAATTTTATCAAGGACTACAAGACTCATTAGCTGCAGGACAAAATAATGCAGGTATGAGGCTAATcagtttataataaaaaaaatatattcttCATGTTCATGTTTTGTCACATTAAATGAGACTTATTAATGggttgaaacaaaacaaacatattTAGACTTATTAACGACTTTTAACAAAACAAATACAGGAAACATCGGTCGTCGTAGGACTATATTACCATCATCTTTTGTTGGTAGTCCCCATGACATATATCAAAGGTATCAAGATGCAATGACTTTGGTGCAAAAATATAGAAGACCAGATATTTTCCTAACAATGACATGTAATCCAAATTGGAAAGAAATAAGTGATGAGCTGCTACCTGGCCAAGCACCACAAGATCGACCAGATTTGCTTACAAGGGTTTTTCGTGCAAAATTCAAACAGTTGAAGAATgatgttataaaaaaaaggtgtTTTAGGCAGGGTTCTTGCATATGTATATGTCATTGAGTTTCAAAAGTGCGGTCTGCCCCATGTTCACATGCTTCTCATgttaaaagaaaatgataagCTTAATAGTCCAGATGATTATGATCAGATGGTACGTGCTGAAATACCAATTCCAAATGAAGAGCTTGAATTGTATGGTGCCGTGTTAAGGCATATGATACATGGTCTATGTGGAATACATAATTCACGATCACCCTGTATGAAACGTGGTAGTTGTAAACGAAATTATCCTAAGCCATTTGCACCAACTACAGTTCAAGGAAATGATTCTTATCCAATCTATCGTAGAAGAGACAATCATAATCTAGTCTCGTTACATCAAAATGCACGTATAATGGTGGATAATCGGTGGGTTATTCCTTATAACTCATGGTTACTCCTCAGATATGATTGTCATATTAATGTTGAGATTTGTTGCAGCATTAAGAGTGTTAAGTATCTGTACAAATATGTTTATAAAGGTCCCGATCGAGTAGCTTTTGAAGTCCATCCTGAACCTATTCAAGATGAAATAAAGCAGTTTGTTGATGCAAGATGGGTTTGTGCACCTGAAACATTATGGAGAATATTCAAATTTGTAACTAATCGACTTTATCCATTGGTCGAACGATTACAAATTCATCTCCCTGAAGGACAAACTATTCATTTTTACCCTCACCAAAGAGTGTCAGATATTTTGGCAGATGACACAAACTCGATGACTATGTTGACAGAGTTTTTTACCAAGAATACCACTTGCCCGGAAGCACGACAATACTTATACCGGGAGTTCTCTGAAAGGTTCAGATGGAGTCAAAAAGATAAAGTCTGGAGTGAGAGGATGAATAACCATAAAGTTATTGGCCGAATATATGTAGTTTCGCCAAATGAGGGTGAAAAATTCTACTTACGCATCCTTCTTAATCATGTTAGAGGACCAACATCATTTGACGATTTAAGAACAGTTAATGACATCGTACAACCAACATTTATTAAGGTAGTGGAACAACAAGGTTTGCTAGAAGATGATGATAGCATCATACAGTGTCTTCGTGAGGCCTCTAACATTCGAATGTCGTCAGCTTTACGAAGGTTGTTTGTTACCATCTTGGTTTACTGTGAACCACATGGAGTAAGAAGATTGTGGAatgaatttcattcatttatggTAGAAGATTATTCTGTCTCAAGTACCATAAATAATACTTCTATCTTAAACAAGCTTTTGCAAGACTTGAATGGGCTATTAGTGCAACATAATAAGTCTGTATCTGATTACGATATACCACaaataacacaagattttgTTAGAGACAACACACTTCCAAGGGTAATACAAGATGAAGTTTCACTTGACATTTCTGAAGCAGACCTCAATGCGGTACATAATCTAAATGAAGACCAAATGGCAGTGTATAATTCGATTGTGTCTGCTAATGAACGTCAAGACAATGCCATATTTTTTGTGGATGGTCCTGAAGGGACGAGAAAGGCATACTTATATCGTGCTTTGTTAGCAACGTTAAGGAGCAATGGTCATATTATATTGGCAACAACAACATCTAGAATTGCAGCAACCATATTGCCAGGCAGAAGGACAACACACTCTAGATTTAAAATTCCCCTCAGTCCAGATGCATCTTCCACTTGTTCTATTAGTATCCAATCAGATTTGGCAGAATTgataagaaaaacattagctgtTGTTTGGGATGAAGCACCAATGGCACACAAATTTGCATTTGAGATACTCGATCGAACGTTCAAAGATATAATAGGTGTTGACGTGCCATTTGGAGGAAATGTCATGatttttggaggatgttttcaACAAGTTCTTCCAGTTGTTCCAAAAGGTACAAGGTTTGAATTGATGCAAGCAAGTATGATTAATGCTTCATTTTGGGGACATGTGAAAATCGTTCGTCTTAAGCACAACATGAGATCCATCAATGATCAAGATTTTTCAGAGTTCTTACTTCATGTTGGTAATGGGGAACAAGAAACTATGATAGATGACATGATGCAATTACCATCATGTATGGTCATTCCATGGAATGGTGAAGAATCCATTGTCCAATTTGTTAATGAAGTTTTCCCTGATTTGGAATGTCATGTATGTGATTCAAGATACTTGGTGGAAAGGGAAATTATAACTCCAAAAAATGAGGATGCTGACAAGCTTAATAAAATGATCATCGATAAATTTCCGGGGACTGAACATATCTTATACTCTTTCGATTCAGTTCAGGACGATGTGAGAAATTTGTATCAACAAGAGTTCTTGAATTCAATATCACCTGGTGGAATGCCCCCTCATCAGTTAACTTTGAAAAAAGGTGCCCCAATAATGCTTTTGAGAAATATCGATCCGAAGATGGGGTTGTGCAATGGTACAAGACTGGCTTGCCATGGAGCTTACAATAATCTAATTGATGCCGAAATCTTATCTGGACAATTTGCTGGAACTAGAGTATTTTTTACCAAGAATCTCTTTAAAGACCACAGAAAGCGCAGGACTCCCATTTGAAATGATGAGAAAACAGTTTACAGTGAAATTGAGTTTTGCACCAACCATAAATAAATCACAAGGGCAGACAATACCAAATGTGGGTATTTATCTACCAGATCACGTATTTAGTCATGGACAATTGTACATGGCTTTATCAAGAGGAGTATCAGCGTCTACAACAAAAGTCTTGGTAAAGAAAGGAGAATTACACGGTCACGAAGGAGTCTTCACAAAGAATGTTGTGTACAAAGATATTTTGCTTCCTTCGATTTCAACATAAGGTTATATTCTttcttttaatgtttaattcccgttttcaaattttaatgcaATTCAATTACAAATAATGCTAATATTTGATTCTAACCGAACGCATTAAATTTTCAACAGGACAACGATATGAGTTCATGATATGAAGAACCGTCAAGTGTATCAAAGCCAATTAAagttcttggattgtttttatactttttaCTTAGCTTTTAGTTGCAACTAAGTTATAAGGATCTTCTATGttatttattactttttttttttgttacaaattctagataaatactttaaattactACCTGTATTATTAGAGATGATAATCGTCTTTATTTTATGTTTCTATACATTGAACCAATCCtcgcatataaatacatctaAAATGTGTAAGTCGTGCGTAGCGCGCCGTGATGAAAAAAGTGTCTTTCGCACGCGCGTGAGGACACTGTAATAGGCACTGCTGTGTGTGAAAGAGTATCCACGTCAACAACTTTTCCTGTTATGTGCAACCATATCATACTTTCTAAACCATATACATTGACAAttacaatgaaaaaaaattaacacaatACACATTTAGGGGCGCGTAGCGCCCGTGATGCAAAAATGTATCTCGCACGCACGTTAGTGCGTGCAGAGAGGCTAGTAGAAGTAAAATCAGGAAATCATACATCATTGTTACCCAATAATAAACCGTTATGTGAATAATGATTATTAGtcatttttcttgtagtgcATAAACTTTGGGTAACAAAAAGTAAAATCATCACATTTTTCTTAAGTGATAATactagggagattaaatttagagataatttttataaactaaatgacatggtaATTTTGTTTAGTTTTCTTAGCATTAGTACATCAAAGGTAGGTAGTTTGTGAATCATCTTGAGGACACATGGCAGCATGTGATTATTTTTAAACATCGCTACTTTGACATTCACGTTTTACATAAAATCTTTCTCTACTCGAAATTCTAATTTGGTATTCatgtactttaaaaaaaaaattgcttttaaTGTGTTGTAGAATTAATAAGTTGTGAAATGAAGTAGTTAGATGCTTGATAAATTagatttgcaaaaaaaaatttgagtcTAAAATGCAATATTAAAATGTttagtaaacttttatataaaaatgaAGTAAATAAGTATAATGACCACAGCAGACACACTGTTCAtccatattttaaatattttattattttctacaAGTTCTCCCTCTTtaaggattgtttgccctcccacttccggtgcccttcCGTGTCCTCCTGTTTTttgtggttacggttaaatcacgttaacattttatattattttttatagagataataagacaaaaatgaatagtaatataaaatattgacatgtCTTAACTGTGATCACACAAACAAAAGAGCACGGAACCGGAATTGGGAGGGCCTATAAGCAAACTGACTCTATCTCCTCTCCCTCATTTGCTCTGTTTGATTCTTCATACAAGCCTAAAAATCTATCTTTCTTCCTATACAATCCAGGCAAGTCCACGGTGCCAAAACCGAATTCGAATTTGGTCTTGCTAGAAAGGATGATGGTGTTTCTCAGAATGATTTTATTGGCGAGGGAGTAAGTGAACGGACGAGAGAACACGATTTCGGGTTTTTCTTCACTGGATTCGAGATGGGTATTCCTTCTTTGAGCCCCTCCATGAGTTCCCAAGCACTGATAAGTTTCGAATCTTCGCGGGGTAGTGACAATCTCATCGTAGCCCTTTTGCTCTCCTCAACGCCGTCATTGATAGGTTGTGGGCCGTTTTCGACGTGATTGACGACGTATTCTCTCTCAACGATTTATTCAGATCGACGACATGGACATGGAGAGTTGGTGCAATCTTCCTCGCCGCATCACCACTTCAACTCGAAGGATTCCGAAGCAACACACCGAGAATCTTGGGATGAtgtataaattatttaattgcGTAAGGTCATTTTGAGTATTTAATAGTTTCATTAAAGGGCCTCAACCAAAATATGTGCAAAAGCTGGTTTTTCAAGGCTATCTTTTGTTAATTTGgctattttctctaaaagttgtgaaaaaaaactgattatAAGGTGTTTACCAAGCACTTGAAAATTTctagctttctttctttttctacttgctttttttttttttaaattttagcaaTACAAACCTGGTACAAAGACTAAGatctttttcaaattctttttgtAAGGATTCTGATGATCCTTTAATCGTATCAGTTCATCGTAATTGTGCAACTTGGTATCTAAGCACCAAGACTAAATTTTGGACAAAACTTGGCTGCTTAATAGTTAGCATGAAGTCCTGCTGAACAACCACTGTGGCTGCTTACCAGTTTGACACATGTtcattgtttttctcctttcttAAAAAAGTTATGTAATATTAAAATATCATGTAAAGCACCAAAATAACCTTATATTCTCGTTCAATTTGTCCAGTCTTCTCcctttcttctcttttgttCACAGACCCCAACTTTGTTTTGTTCCTCTTCTTGGCAAAAGCACATGCACACACcagttttaattttcaagtttagCCAAATTTAATTAATgggttcttcattttttttatgcaaTATTCAAAATACTTGTATAAAATATTAGATAACTATTTTAGAAAGCAGCTATGCCAATTCAAAGACAATTACAAGTTATTTTAACTTAAAGATAGTACAATTCAAAAGGAAAATGGTGCAACTTCCACTTCAACTTTCTATACTGCACAAaatttgccaagaacaaaaagaaatatcttCCACTTTTTTCTTCATGTTGCATGACGCCAAAATATTAGGTGGATACTCCACACCTCCAATTTTCCATTTTacaaaaaatctataaataatTTTCCATTTTGTTTGGCTCTTTCATCTTGTGAAAAAGCATGGAAATTTGTTCCTACAAACAAAAAGTCAAGCGGCTAAATGTATAATAGGATCAATATTTCTACATATCTATATTTGTTTGTATGTATTATAGTTGTTATATATGTAATACTCACATTAAGCAGTTGGGTGAAAGAGACATTTTGTTGCCAACATATAATCTTGTCCAAACTTCCCGAAGTTAAAAATGAAAACTTGGTTCCCTTTGGTATATCCTACgagaggaaaaataaaaaatgagagttgaaattaatatattagaaaataaaaacgaGATAAGAGAAATTGACAAGCTAAAAATTCTTTCAAAGTAAGACAATAAATTGGTGCATTGAATTTCTTGTGTAGCTTGAAAATGTTGTTCTGAACCAGTACCAACATTGACATATCCTTACTTTTATGTTTAAAGAGTAAGTTTGAATTCTCAAGCTCAACTCTTATGTCtagaaattaaattttgatataactttattaaaattaaaagagtTAAAAGTCCTTACTTGAAGCAAGCTATCAAATAACTGAGCCTCATGTCCTACACCTTGGAGTGTTTGTGAACTTTCACCTGTGCAAGTAAATTCCTACACCACTTGCTGCAACATTTCTATATTTGCTAATAATATAAGACTAGTCTCCATCATCTTGAAATCAACAAGTAATTCCTAATATCTTCAATCTACCAACACTCTCTCATAATGCTCAAAGAATCGTAGAAAATTATGTTTAggcttcaaataatttttttaagacAGTATTCATAGATTCACTACTTTGTGTGCTCTTCATGTCTGCAATGAAAGTATGCCCCCATACACCAAAGCCCATTCTTCTCACAAGTTAAATATGTCACACAACCAATTGTTGTCTTGAAAGCCATATTTCTCAAGCATATTATTCCATGCTAGTAGCCACTCATTTTCATCTTCATAATCATATACATACGTGCTGAAATCGTGAGCAAATTTTGTTGATCTGTGAAAAACATAGCTCAAATTATTGGCTACATTTTGATAAATGTGCCAAACACATAATCAATGACAAGTTTCAGGAAAGACTTCAAATATTGCCCTTGACATTGCAGTTGATTGATCTGTAAGAATTGTTCTTGGTTGTTTTCCAGACATTGCTGAATTAAATAGCCACCGAAAAGAAGTTGTAGTTTCATCAGACAACAAAGCTGCACCAAATACTACAGTTTGCTTATGATGGTTAACTCCAACAAATGGTGTAAATGGTCGACCATATCGTTGGTTTGGTAAGCGTTATCAAAGCacacaacatcaccaaagagatTATAATTACTTACCGAACGTTTATCAGCCTAAAATATGTTTATGatcatatcatcatcatcatcaacttGCATTGCATGCAAATAGGAGGAgttttgcaagtgcatttttTGGAAATACTGCAATATAGCACCAACATCTCCCTTTTTCATTTTAGTATTTCGCTTACTATGTATATAATTCCTATAATCTTTATCCAaaaatccaagatagtcacGACCTCAAACTTCTATGCTCATTAGATGCACAGTTGCTTTAATAGGTAATCCTATCTTTTCTGCATCATCAGCGTGTGCTTTTTGAGCCTCATGcatacttctattgattttaagcATATGCTTCATTGGTGTTGCAATCAAATCATGATTATGACCTTCCTCAAACGACACAACCCTAAATTTTCCGTTCTTCTAAAGTAGACAAGTCATATGTGCTCGACAATCAATTCTTGAAATTGGTTGTGAATAAGTTACAACTTCACTCCGTTTGTCTTTTTGTCGATAACCTTCTTTTGAGCAACAATAACTTAATCGTGACACCAAATTCATCTTGTTTTTTGTCTGGTGATGTTTATGTACATTAACCACTTTTTCCACCATAATCTACATAAAAAttagggttaatctcagtttactaccctaaagtttcgtggttttcaaaatttggtacatgaaatttttttcatcccaTAGTCATATctctaagtttcaattttcggacagtctcatacatccgttaaggtGACTGTTAAGTCAGTCGTTAACTGGTGATGTGGCGCCCATGTTGAGAATGACAGGGCACCACATGTTGTTAAGGGTCCAcgtggaaataaaaaaaaattaaaaaagcttaaaaattaaaaaacttaaaaaattaataaattaaaaaaaatagaaaaaggtgGGGATAATTGTTTCCTCTTTCCCTGTCCATTTTTCTATCTTCTGCTGATCTAGATGCGATGGAGATGCAACTATGGTGGTTCTAGCAGGTTGCAGCGGGTGGTCAGGCAGGCGCGAGCTTGCCACTATCGAGTAGCAACAGGTGCAGGTCCTGGTGAATCGAGGTTGGCTGGGTGGTTCAAGCAGAAAAGAAATGGTTGGGATCTGGGCTGGTGAGTCTAGTGAGTTTGGCTTGCTTTCAGCTTTACCCAGCCCTGTCGCGGCTTGGATTAAGGAACAAGAGATGAAAACCCAATGAGTGGGATTAGGCCGTGGAGTGAAGAGATGAACGGGATTTCTCTGGCCTTCACCTTCATCCTCAAATTTCTGCAATTTTTTGAAGGGCAAGAATAGGGAAAACACTGGATATTGGAATTGGAAAAAATTTAATAGGCAAACTCCATGGACAAAGAATTCGAATTCTTGGGAGCAAATCAGGTTGACAGACTTATCATTGGGCACGCTTTATTTTCCCTTTCAATTCCTCTGTCGGTGGCCGAATCGATCTTCGCCCAACCATTGCTAGTCAAGAGGAAGGGTGACGGTTACGAGGTTCGCAAACCTCTGTGAAGGGTTACAAGGTCACGAGGGCAAGGGTTGTTGGGCATCTGAGATTTGAGGGAGagctcaatttttaattttttaattttttaagcttttagttttttttaattttttaaatgttcACGTGGGCtattaatgacacgtggcgcccagtcattatCCACATAGgcaccacatcatcagttaacgagagacttaacagccagactaacggatgtatgagattgtcccaaaattaacactttagtaatctgaaaaacaaaaatattgtgAACAAATGAGTTGTTAAACTTAGATAGCCACCACatgagtatttttttttcaaacatattgcttgcattatatatatataaacccacTAATTAGATGCTTGGAAAACAAGTGAAAGAACGATAACCATAAATAACAAGAATTAGAGTCGTAATTCCTAAATATCAAAAACCTACTAATTATGTCACATCCTTACCTAAGCCCCCATCACATCCCGGACTCGACTCCGCCATAGCAcaatattatccgctttgggccatGATCACGCCCTCACGATAATTATGTCATATCCCGGCCtggggcccccaccacatcccaggctcgactccgccgtagtacgatattattcgctttgggcccgaccacgccctcacgattttgtttctgtgaACTAACACGAaaactttccagtgggtcacccatcatgggattgctatcgcgcgaacttgcttaacttcggaattccgatggaacccgaagccagtgagctcccaaaaggcctcgagctaggtaaagatgagaatatacatataaggcttacaggatcctcacccctgggcGATTTGGGATCTTACAAATTAAATTTGCCAAAACTTGAAATTAAAATGGGTGCATATATACTTGATGTTGCTGATGAGATATGGAAATTAAATAGAATCCATGAGTAAGAGGATTGACTTTTGTCTAAGAAGAGGAACAAAAGAAAAGTTAGGGTCTGTGCGAAACGAAAGAGAGGAAAAAGAGACGACTGGACGAATTGAACCGGGGCATAAggttgttttgatcctttacataatattttaatattggataatttttttagaaaagagaaaaacaatggATAGGTGTCAAACTGGTAAGCATCCACAATAGCCATTCAGAAGGACTTCCTGCTAACTATTAAGCAGCCAAGTTTTGTCCCTAAATTTTAAAGTgcacaaattattattttttctttaaacgACAAATATTATTAGATTAGTCACTGACTTGAATCCACGTCGTCATGCAATGGTTTAACTTCATTTCACTACTGTGGTAAAAGGCCACTTGCAGGTGCACAAATTAGATTAGTAGCTACAATTTGATTCTCCTAGCTATTAACTAGCACTAACTCATGTTAAAACTCTCTAAATTCTGAACAATGTGGCTGCTGTTCATTATGTTGGAAAAGTTAGCGATATggcaatttgatttattttttatatttactttttatattggtgatgctatccacacacctctttttatttttcattcactGCTCATAATTTTTGGCCGTcatatcaaataaattaaaaaaaattaaatgacaaAATTTAACAAGATGCTTGCAGGAGGTAAAAGAGAGTGTGCGAATAACCATGCCCTTTATATTTTATGTATTAGCGCTTTCTAGTAGAATACTTATTTTTTACTTGTTATTAAGCTTGAAGATTGCTCATTTGTTTGTTCCAGGATTGGATTTTTATAAATACACCTCTTGTAACTTTGTATAGATTATGAGGCAAGATGTAGTCCATCCCATAATGTAGTCATTTTGGTAATAAGTAGTTTTCTTCTTTCATTTCATTAAATGAAATAATGATCAGAGTTTGCAGTCAGTTTTCTGCTCGTTATTTGATATGTTAACAGATTCTTTATCTCTTGCTCCATCGGAATTCAAAAAGTAAGGACGTTTTATTTGGGAGTTAGCCTTTTTCTAATCGCTTTGAGTATGAAAGAAATAGCCTCCTTTGTAGTTGATGGCTATCCAGGGGTCTTGGCTATTTTAACTGTTTTGTGCGGGTTTGGAgagtaaggataatttggtAGACCATTAATCAAACCTTATGTGTAACTCAACTCGTTTTATCCATTATCtttcttttattaatatatatatata is drawn from Malus domestica chromosome 14, GDT2T_hap1 and contains these coding sequences:
- the LOC103404851 gene encoding uncharacterized protein, which gives rise to MLLMLKENDKLNSPDDYDQMVRAEIPIPNEELELYGAVLRHMIHGLCGIHNSRSPCMKRGSCKRNYPKPFAPTTVQGNDSYPIYRRRDNHNLVSLHQNARIMVDNRWVIPYNSWLLLRYDCHINVEICCSIKSVKYLYKYVYKGPDRVAFEVHPEPIQDEIKQFVDARWVCAPETLWRIFKFVTNRLYPLVERLQIHLPEGQTIHFYPHQRVSDILADDTNSMTMLTEFFTKNTTCPEARQYLYREFSERFRWSQKDKVWSERMNNHKVIGRIYVVSPNEGEKFYLRILLNHVRGPTSFDDLRTVNDIVQPTFIKVVEQQGLLEDDDSIIQCLREASNIRMSSALRRLFVTILVYCEPHGVRRLWNEFHSFMVEDYSVSSTINNTSILNKLLQDLNGLLVQHNKSVSDYDIPQITQDFVRDNTLPRVIQDEVSLDISEADLNAVHNLNEDQMAVYNSIVSANERQDNAIFFVDGPEGTRKAYLYRALLATLRSNGHIILATTTSRIAATILPGRRTTHSRFKIPLSPDASSTCSISIQSDLAELIRKTLAVVWDEAPMAHKFAFEILDRTFKDIIGVDVPFGGNVMIFGGCFQQVLPVVPKGTRFELMQASMINASFWGHVKIVRLKHNMRSINDQDFSEFLLHVGNGEQETMIDDMMQLPSCMVIPWNGEESIVQFVNEVFPDLECHVCDSRYLVEREIITPKNEDADKLNKMIIDKFPGTEHILYSFDSVQDDVRNLYQQEFLNSISPGGMPPHQLTLKKGAPIMLLRNIDPKMGLCNGTRLACHGAYNNLIDAEILSGQFAGTRVFFTKNLFKDHRKRRTPI